A section of the Petrimonas sulfuriphila genome encodes:
- a CDS encoding oxaloacetate decarboxylase, protein MAKEIKFSLLYRDMWQSSGKYVPTVEQLLEVAPAIVDMGCFARVETNGGGFEQINLLFGENPNVAVRKWTQPFNDAGIQTHMLERGLNGIRMSPVPADVRRLMFQVKKKQGTDIARSFDGLNDPRNLESSIRFAKEAGMISQAALSLTVSEVHTVEYYTELADTLIGMGADEICVKDMAGIARPATVGKIIKNIKEKHPDIPVTYHGHAGPGFQMASILEAAYAGVDYVDTAMEPLAWGTGHADVLAIQAMLKDAGFKVPDINMKAYMKVRSLTQKYIDDFLGYYINPKNRLMNSLLIGPGLPGGMMGSLMADLESNLESLNKWLSKNGKEEITLDDLLIKLFNEVAYVWPKIGNPPLVTPFSQYVKNLALMNVMQIERGKERWSVIADNIWDMILGRSGKLPGTLAPEIVQLIKEQGREFYNGNPQDLYPNQLDEFRAEMKKNNWDFGQDDEELFELAMHPEQYRAYKSGAAKKAFEEDLAKRKAAAQVEKTQPSPVEAPANGATNNFQPRQLVINVDNEEYRVYISYPENDGIPFHPVNKDVPPQPKVVDSPSAVLPGGKVKEVISPLEGKFYLTKDSSETPLKVGNEVKIGEVIGYIESMKTYNAVSAEESGKVIEICFSNGDSVEEDDILVKLQ, encoded by the coding sequence ATGGCAAAAGAAATAAAATTCAGTTTACTGTACAGAGACATGTGGCAATCGTCGGGCAAGTATGTCCCGACGGTTGAACAACTGCTGGAGGTGGCTCCGGCAATCGTGGATATGGGGTGCTTTGCGAGAGTTGAAACCAATGGAGGAGGGTTTGAACAGATCAATCTTCTTTTCGGCGAGAACCCCAATGTGGCCGTCCGGAAATGGACACAACCGTTTAACGACGCAGGTATTCAGACGCATATGCTGGAGCGCGGGCTGAACGGTATCCGCATGAGTCCTGTCCCGGCTGATGTTCGCCGGCTGATGTTTCAGGTAAAGAAAAAGCAGGGGACCGATATCGCCCGGTCGTTCGACGGCCTTAACGATCCGCGTAACCTGGAGAGTTCCATCAGGTTTGCCAAGGAGGCTGGTATGATTTCACAAGCTGCGCTTAGCCTTACGGTATCGGAAGTACACACTGTAGAATACTATACCGAACTGGCTGATACGCTGATTGGAATGGGTGCCGATGAAATTTGTGTGAAGGATATGGCGGGAATTGCCCGTCCGGCAACCGTTGGGAAAATAATTAAAAACATAAAAGAGAAGCATCCGGATATTCCCGTTACTTATCATGGACACGCAGGACCCGGATTCCAGATGGCTTCCATACTCGAAGCCGCTTACGCAGGCGTCGATTACGTGGATACGGCCATGGAACCGCTGGCGTGGGGAACCGGACATGCGGATGTGCTGGCTATCCAGGCCATGCTTAAGGATGCAGGCTTTAAAGTGCCGGACATCAATATGAAAGCGTACATGAAAGTTCGCTCCCTGACACAAAAATATATAGATGATTTTCTAGGATATTACATCAACCCGAAGAACAGGTTGATGAACTCGTTGCTTATCGGACCCGGACTTCCGGGCGGTATGATGGGTAGTCTGATGGCTGATTTGGAGAGCAACCTGGAGTCATTGAACAAGTGGCTGTCAAAAAATGGCAAAGAAGAAATTACTCTGGATGATTTACTGATCAAGCTTTTTAACGAAGTGGCTTATGTATGGCCTAAGATCGGAAATCCACCTTTAGTCACTCCGTTCAGCCAGTATGTAAAGAACCTGGCACTGATGAATGTTATGCAGATAGAAAGAGGCAAGGAGCGCTGGTCGGTCATTGCTGATAATATATGGGACATGATCCTGGGCCGGTCGGGAAAACTGCCGGGAACGTTGGCACCTGAAATTGTTCAGTTGATAAAAGAACAGGGCAGGGAGTTTTACAATGGAAATCCGCAAGACCTTTATCCTAATCAGCTGGATGAGTTCCGTGCTGAGATGAAAAAAAACAACTGGGATTTTGGGCAGGACGATGAAGAGTTGTTTGAGCTTGCCATGCATCCCGAACAGTACAGAGCCTACAAGTCGGGCGCTGCAAAAAAAGCTTTTGAAGAGGATCTGGCCAAGCGAAAGGCTGCGGCACAAGTTGAAAAAACTCAGCCTTCACCGGTTGAAGCTCCGGCAAACGGTGCAACAAACAATTTCCAACCCCGGCAGCTAGTGATCAACGTAGATAACGAAGAATACAGGGTCTATATATCCTATCCCGAGAACGACGGTATTCCGTTTCACCCCGTAAACAAAGATGTTCCGCCTCAGCCGAAAGTTGTTGACAGTCCTTCCGCTGTTCTTCCCGGTGGAAAAGTAAAAGAGGTAATCTCTCCCCTCGAAGGGAAGTTCTACTTAACCAAAGATTCTTCTGAAACACCATTGAAAGTGGGGAATGAAGTGAAAATAGGAGAAGTTATCGGCTACATTGAATCCATGAAAACCTACAATGCCGTATCTGCTGAGGAAAGCGGTAAAGTGATTGAAATCTGTTTCTCAAACGGTGATTCGGTGGAAGAGGACGATATCCTTGTAAAATTGCAATGA
- a CDS encoding DUF1846 domain-containing protein, with protein sequence MENFSRVGFDNEKYLQEQTSAILERVSRFNDKLYLEFGGKILYDYHAARVLPGFTPNVKMRLLQKLKDQVEVIMCVYAGDIERSKIRADFGITYDVDVLKSIDDLKWYGINVAAVVITRYEKQPAAVIFKNKLELKGIKVYLHYPTRGYPKNIDLIVSDEGYGSNEYIETTKPIVVVTGPGPGSGKLATALSNLYHDYKKGKDAGYAKFETFPIWDLPIDHLVNIAYEAATADLGDVNMIDPYHLKAYGLEAVNYNRDIEAFNLLKEILTKITGNNSVYLSPTDMGVNRISAGIIDDERCKEAAYQEIIRRHLRGFVDYAMGQIDTETLERNAEIMERVGAKDEDRLVVEPARRAAKDAETNGKGYGGIYCGAAIELNDGTLVTGKNSSLLHASSSMILNAIKHLAGLPDNMILLPENIIDSVTHLKKDILNGKNASLDMEETLIALAISAISNPAAQMALQKLTELNNCEMHSTHIPTPGDEAGLRKLKINVTCDPLFSSKRLFVSE encoded by the coding sequence ATGGAAAATTTTAGTCGTGTTGGTTTTGACAATGAAAAATACCTGCAAGAACAAACCTCTGCTATTCTCGAACGCGTAAGCCGGTTCAACGATAAATTATACCTCGAATTCGGAGGAAAAATTTTGTATGATTATCATGCAGCACGGGTTCTGCCCGGCTTCACTCCGAACGTTAAAATGCGTCTTTTGCAAAAACTGAAAGACCAGGTAGAGGTTATTATGTGCGTGTATGCCGGAGATATCGAACGAAGCAAAATCAGGGCCGATTTCGGCATCACCTATGATGTGGACGTATTGAAGAGCATCGACGACCTGAAATGGTATGGCATCAATGTAGCTGCCGTTGTTATTACCCGGTACGAAAAACAACCCGCCGCAGTAATCTTCAAGAACAAACTCGAGTTGAAAGGCATTAAAGTTTACCTGCACTATCCTACGCGAGGTTATCCGAAAAACATCGATTTGATTGTGAGCGACGAAGGATACGGCTCCAATGAATACATCGAAACCACCAAACCCATCGTGGTGGTTACCGGACCCGGACCCGGCAGCGGGAAGCTTGCCACAGCCCTGAGCAACCTTTATCACGATTATAAAAAGGGGAAGGATGCCGGTTATGCAAAATTTGAAACATTCCCTATTTGGGATTTACCCATAGACCATCTGGTCAACATTGCCTACGAAGCAGCAACCGCAGACTTAGGCGATGTTAATATGATAGACCCTTACCACCTGAAGGCATATGGATTGGAAGCGGTGAATTACAACCGCGATATAGAGGCTTTCAATCTTCTGAAAGAGATTCTGACGAAAATCACTGGCAATAATTCCGTCTATCTCTCTCCCACCGACATGGGGGTAAACCGGATCAGTGCGGGGATTATTGATGATGAACGATGCAAAGAGGCGGCTTATCAGGAAATTATCCGCCGGCATTTACGGGGATTTGTTGATTACGCAATGGGCCAGATCGACACGGAAACACTCGAACGTAACGCCGAGATCATGGAAAGAGTCGGGGCGAAAGATGAAGATCGTCTTGTGGTTGAACCTGCCCGAAGAGCGGCCAAGGATGCCGAAACGAACGGAAAGGGATACGGGGGAATCTATTGCGGCGCTGCCATTGAACTGAACGACGGCACCCTTGTTACCGGAAAGAATTCATCGTTGCTGCACGCCTCCTCCAGTATGATCCTGAATGCTATCAAACACCTGGCAGGGTTACCCGACAACATGATTCTCCTGCCCGAAAATATTATCGACTCGGTTACCCACCTGAAGAAAGATATCTTGAACGGGAAGAATGCCAGCCTTGATATGGAAGAGACCCTTATAGCATTGGCGATTAGCGCGATATCCAACCCTGCAGCACAAATGGCATTGCAGAAACTGACCGAACTGAACAATTGCGAAATGCACTCCACTCATATACCTACTCCGGGAGATGAAGCCGGGTTACGTAAATTAAAAATCAACGTAACCTGCGACCCGCTATTCTCCAGTAAACGGTTGTTTGTGAGCGAGTGA
- a CDS encoding S-adenosylmethionine:tRNA ribosyltransferase-isomerase — protein sequence MKKCDAEKIRIADYSYTLPPEKIARYPLEKRDSSKLLLFRNNTISTRPFSGIGAEIPEGSLLVFNDTRVIHARLIFEKSTGAVIEIFCLSPHAPRDYSVNFQQRTSCSWHCMIGNAKRWKDDVLQMKVSVNNENVLLSARKIESNADDVIVEFSWNNPGFTFSELLEIAGKLPIPPYLNRASEARDDETYQTVYSAVEGSVAAPTAGLHFTSEVMRSFRKKGIQSARVTLHVGAGTFKPVKSETIGDHDMHMEFISVSRETVQALYENENNLIVVGTTSMRTVESLYYLGKKILLQPDIQPEELVVFQWEPYGEENPVSPKLALKSIIDYLIRNNADQLLAFTQVMIVPGYTFHYPQALITNFHQPQSTLLLLIASGIGKYWRDVYDYALQNDYRFLSYGDSSLLWLTANQAI from the coding sequence ATGAAAAAATGCGACGCGGAAAAGATCAGAATTGCTGATTATAGCTATACGCTTCCTCCCGAAAAAATAGCCAGATATCCGTTGGAAAAAAGAGATTCATCGAAACTGTTGCTCTTCAGAAACAATACGATATCTACCCGGCCTTTCTCCGGGATTGGTGCAGAAATACCCGAAGGCAGCTTACTGGTTTTCAACGACACCCGTGTGATTCATGCCCGGTTGATTTTCGAAAAAAGTACGGGTGCCGTTATTGAAATTTTTTGCCTTTCGCCGCATGCTCCAAGGGACTATTCGGTAAATTTTCAACAACGAACATCCTGTTCCTGGCATTGTATGATTGGCAATGCCAAACGCTGGAAAGATGATGTGTTGCAGATGAAAGTTTCTGTAAATAATGAAAATGTGTTGCTTTCTGCACGAAAGATAGAGAGTAATGCGGACGATGTGATTGTTGAGTTTTCGTGGAATAATCCGGGTTTTACGTTTTCCGAATTACTGGAAATTGCCGGAAAACTGCCCATTCCTCCTTATTTAAATCGTGCTTCGGAAGCAAGGGATGATGAAACGTATCAAACGGTTTATTCTGCGGTGGAAGGGTCGGTAGCTGCTCCAACGGCAGGGTTACACTTCACCTCCGAAGTAATGAGGTCTTTTCGGAAAAAAGGAATCCAATCTGCCCGGGTTACCTTGCATGTGGGAGCGGGCACCTTCAAGCCGGTGAAATCCGAAACCATCGGTGACCACGATATGCATATGGAGTTTATCTCCGTTTCAAGAGAAACGGTTCAGGCCTTGTACGAAAATGAAAATAACCTGATTGTCGTAGGGACCACGTCTATGCGTACCGTGGAGAGTCTGTACTACCTGGGGAAAAAAATACTTCTTCAGCCGGATATTCAACCGGAGGAATTAGTGGTTTTTCAATGGGAGCCTTACGGTGAAGAAAATCCGGTTTCTCCTAAACTAGCCCTTAAATCCATCATCGATTATCTTATTAGAAATAATGCAGATCAATTGCTTGCCTTTACTCAGGTTATGATTGTTCCCGGTTACACGTTCCATTATCCCCAGGCGCTCATCACCAATTTCCACCAGCCTCAGAGTACATTATTGTTGTTGATTGCTTCGGGTATCGGCAAGTATTGGCGGGATGTTTACGATTACGCGTTACAAAACGATTACCGCTTCTTGAGTTATGGCGATAGTTCATTGCTTTGGCTTACAGCCAATCAAGCGATATAG
- a CDS encoding oxaloacetate decarboxylase: MENINEALSLLLVGLTTVLIILYLVVLIGNGVIRFTNRFIPAETMAVKKEFATGKAKPTNPAKIAAVIAAVEAITGGKGKIEKIDKIEK; this comes from the coding sequence ATGGAAAATATAAACGAAGCATTGAGCCTTTTACTGGTAGGTTTAACAACTGTATTGATTATTTTGTATCTGGTAGTTTTGATCGGTAATGGGGTTATTCGTTTTACCAACCGGTTTATTCCGGCGGAAACCATGGCCGTGAAAAAGGAGTTTGCCACCGGGAAAGCCAAACCTACCAATCCCGCGAAGATTGCTGCCGTTATTGCTGCTGTTGAAGCCATAACCGGAGGCAAAGGGAAAATAGAGAAGATCGACAAAATAGAAAAATAA
- a CDS encoding sodium ion-translocating decarboxylase subunit beta: MNEIFSNLVDMTAFGSISWGTLLMWIIAFILLYLGIKKQYEPLLLVPIGFGVLLANLPLAGLGIVDNSLVQSPDGSYMNLLDIASEYGIMNFLYYALIKTGLLPPIIFMGVGALTDFGPMLRNLKLSLFGGAAQLGIFTVLIIAVLVGFNMKEAASLAIIGGADGPTAIYTTIKLAPHLLGPIAIAAYSYMALVPVIIPLVANLLMTKKEFRIHMKKMDKQFPPKHEIKHLKTVKIVFPIVLGVVVAVFVPSAAPLVGMLLFGNLVKEIGANTSRLADAASGPIMNTATIFLGLTVGATMTSEVFLSPRTLGIIVGGFLAFAISVAGGILAVKLFNLFSKKKINPLVGATGLSAVPMASRVANEMALKYDKSNHILQYCMASNVSGVIGSAVAAGVLISFLG; this comes from the coding sequence ATGAATGAGATTTTTTCGAACTTAGTAGATATGACGGCTTTTGGAAGCATTTCCTGGGGTACCTTACTTATGTGGATCATCGCTTTCATCCTGTTGTATCTGGGTATAAAAAAACAATATGAGCCGTTGCTCCTTGTTCCTATAGGGTTTGGTGTGCTGCTGGCAAACCTCCCCTTGGCTGGTTTGGGCATAGTGGATAACTCGCTCGTTCAATCGCCTGACGGAAGCTATATGAACCTGCTTGATATTGCCAGTGAGTACGGGATTATGAATTTCCTTTATTATGCGCTTATCAAGACTGGACTGCTGCCACCCATTATTTTTATGGGAGTAGGTGCATTGACGGATTTCGGACCCATGCTTCGTAACCTGAAACTTTCGTTGTTCGGTGGTGCTGCGCAATTGGGCATTTTTACCGTGCTTATTATAGCCGTACTTGTTGGTTTCAATATGAAGGAAGCCGCATCGCTAGCCATTATCGGTGGTGCAGACGGGCCTACGGCCATTTACACTACCATCAAGTTAGCACCCCATTTATTGGGTCCCATAGCTATTGCCGCTTATTCTTATATGGCGTTGGTTCCGGTGATTATTCCGTTGGTAGCCAATTTGCTGATGACCAAGAAGGAATTTCGTATCCACATGAAGAAAATGGATAAGCAGTTTCCCCCCAAGCACGAAATCAAACACCTGAAGACGGTGAAAATTGTTTTTCCAATAGTTTTGGGTGTTGTGGTAGCTGTTTTTGTACCTTCTGCGGCTCCGTTGGTGGGGATGTTGCTGTTCGGAAACCTTGTGAAGGAAATCGGGGCCAACACCAGCCGGCTCGCAGATGCAGCTTCCGGGCCCATTATGAATACGGCAACCATTTTCCTCGGATTAACAGTCGGGGCAACCATGACCTCTGAAGTGTTCCTGTCGCCACGGACGCTGGGAATTATCGTGGGTGGTTTTCTGGCGTTTGCTATCTCCGTTGCGGGAGGCATACTGGCCGTGAAACTGTTTAACCTGTTTTCGAAGAAAAAGATCAACCCTCTCGTGGGTGCTACGGGGCTGAGTGCTGTCCCAATGGCCTCACGCGTGGCCAATGAGATGGCGTTAAAATACGATAAATCCAACCACATCCTGCAGTATTGCATGGCCAGCAACGTGTCGGGAGTTATTGGATCGGCAGTTGCTGCGGGTGTATTGATATCATTCTTGGGGTAA